The genomic window AAAACCCGACAAATCGGCAACAGTAGAgccctatagaccgacactatgcctatttCGATGGAGGTGGTGGATCGATCCGAAGGTTATGTTGTCTCCCATGTTGGGAAAAAACCtccatagccacctgctccaatcgcATACAAACCACCATTTGTTTCTTGAGTACAAATTTTGTTTGTAACTCAAAAACTTTTATACTGGAAATATTCGTCCCGGCAAACCTCAATTCCTAGGTCTGCCACTGGCTAGGAGTATTCAATCCATTACCACCAATTGATCATCAGATCATGTTTTACAGAAATCATTGCAGGTTTTACAACAGTCTAATGCAGAAAAGAGAATGAGTCCCTAATGGGAGCTTACACCAATCGGTGCTGCCTGCTTCATTCTACAGAGGTTGTTACAACATGAAAGTGTTGAGGTTCAGAGAACACATTATACAGTGTTTGAAGCTATTGTTCTGGTCTAGTCGTCTAGAGATCTTTGGGCACGAGTCACTGATGATTCACCATCTCCTCGTGCGCTTCTCCTTCCTCCATTCCCATGGCTTCTCAGGGTTCAGCAGCGCCCACAGACCCAACCCGCTCGCATGCGCCTGCTTCTCCCACTGACAAAATTTTAGTCTGTCAAGGTCTTTTCAAGTGTATATATGGTAGGTTGAAGAAATGTTCAGAGTGCGTTATACTGCTCTTCAGTCATGTGAATTGAAGCTGTCAAGCGAGTCATACTGCTTACCTCGGCAAGCTCAGGCCGTTGATCATACGCAGAGTAGTGCCATGTGAGGCCTTTCTTCAGCATGTGTTCCTGTTAAAGCAAGATATGAAAACTTGATTGTTTCTTAATTGAAAAGTCGCTAAGTGGTTAACAAGCCCATAAAGCATGTATTTATCTTCAGCTGAGGAGATACGTTATGATTCCTGCAGAGTTTAATAGTATTATTTTAAGCGTGTTGCTCCGATTTATGCTCTGGTAAAAGTTCTAAGAACTTACAAAATCTTGAATACACGTTCAGTTTTTTTCTTTAAGTAATTCACATTCAGTTTCTTCTGCTGTAAATGTGCAATTTCAAGACTATTAGTGTTTAAGAAAGCCAGATAGCACATGTACCATAGATGATCCAGTACTTGCATACGCTATTTTCAGTATAACAGACCTCCAAAGGTGACTCCAAAGAGATAATAATATGACATATTACCTGCACGAAGACCCCATTGCAGTAAACATCTCCAACTAATCGACCGTACCAGTCAGTTTCATATATGGGAATCTTTGAGGTCCTTCCCTGCACAAGCCTCACAAGCTCCTCTTTTGCCTCTTTACCATAAGGCATCGAGTTCTCTGGTGCATCAATCCCTCTGCATTGCATCGTTTCGTTCTATAATATCTCAACTGCAGTCCAATAAGAAGAAAGCCCTTGACCATGGATTGGGACCAAGATGTGACAAACCTTAGCCTGATTCGGTACTTCTTCGCGAGAACCTGTTCCCCTGTCAAGTCAGGAACTTGCCTGCACTTAGAAGAAGTTTCAGAACGTTCAGTAGGTGAGACCGCACAGAAATAGGCAGTTGCCTGATGTTAATTTTGAAGTTACCTATATCCGGCATCCACTATGATATTCTGCAGCGTGTCAGCCTTCTCATAGTTCTTGGCCGCCCGCGCCTTGGTTCGCTCTGACACAGCTTCCCAAACTTCACGGGGCACATTGCCGGACTCACGAGGGTCAGCCGCGTCAACATACACCGTGATTGTGTCACCGTCGGCCACAGCCTTCGCATCCACCTAAGAGGCTAGCATGCAAATCTCTGAGTGATATACCTTCGTGGCCAATGCAAAAGGAGACACCAAGACAGGGAGGCCTTACAGGGAGCGTGTGCAGCTCATACTTCACACCATGAAATTTGGGTGTGGCAATATAAGCATCGGGTGCCAATAAATCTCTCCAAAAGGAACCCAGAAATGGCACCTTCTCTCGTAAGAACGAAAACAAGACAATGAATTAGCTAATGATATAAATCATTGCAGCACAGTTCTTCGGCAGCTGGATCTGCAATGCTACTGGTAGGGAAGGATCAACAGCAACAGCCGAGCCAATCGAGGCATACAGAAAAAGAACCGTTGGCCCCGTTGACTGTTACCAGTTGGGAATGGGATTATTCAGGCATTAAGCTTCTGAGATAATATCAATACCTTGGGGAGCAGGGTGTGGCGAGAGATCGCGACGAGGATAATGGCGCCGATGAAGCACAACAGAGACGTCGACGCGCGTCTCCTGGCGGCGCCGCCATGGGCACGGGCTCCCCTGTCGCGGCGAAGAAGCCTGCGAGTGTGAGAGGCGTACATACCACCGGGCACTTGGACTGGCGGAACACCCTCGGGCGCCGCGCCGCGTGGAGCCGGGCCAGGGGGACGCCGAGGCTGCCCACTCCGGGCGGGGGGCAGCAAGGGAGGCTCGCCGGCGCCGGGCAAGGACCGGTCAGCCAGCAGcgtgcgggcgcggcggcgcggcgttcGAGCCGAACTGGGCTTTTTCTCTTTCAGTGCAGCCGAACCGGGGTGGTGGGACGTATGACATAGCCCATGGGCCGTATAGTCGTGTGCGTGGGCTTGCGTGCTTTCTGAAGCCGTATTAGGACCGGGCCATGCAAGAATTATCAGGGCATGTAGATAAGACAACCTTATctttaagtcttgcatgtaattttaAAGATGACAAAAAAATATGCCTATAATGGATTATATCTTaattttatcttcaataactagtcatTTCTTAATACATGGTGAGATAAATTGTGCTAAAAGGTCATCTTTTGTtttatcttaaataagagaagacaaatcTTTTCTTATGAATTCTCTCTCCTCCACcccatcatttatcctacgtggcactcctaagatagcatcattgtacatgctcttatCAGTCGAACAGAGCGGACTGTAGCAGGGCTCGCAGCCCGGCATCAACATCACATCTTCATACCCTTGTAAAAAAAAAGACATCTTCATACACCGTTGAAAAAAGAACACATCCCATAGCCATTTTTAGGAGACCATTGCCATTTTCATTATCGTAGCCTTCATCCTCATCAGACTAATTACTTGCAATCAGATTAATTACTTGTAATCAAAATTCCATCGCGAGACCCGTGGAATTACAAGAGACCTTCACCAGTCTTGAAGATTGCGGTTTGTAAAAGAAAAATACTCCCACGAGgcctgtatgtatgtatgcattttcaagctctgagaggaagaaagaaaggaaaaaaaatgaaacaagGCTATTATGACAACTCATTTCTATAGTATTTTTTTTGGAAAACTTTATTGCAAATTACCGCTATGGTGAGACTACACAGTCGAAAGTGTAATGCACTTATTTACAGTATACACTGTGTCTCTTTATCCCAACAACATGAGCAAGGGAATTTACGAACGTGCCATGATTCTTTTTAACATGACCATGAAAATTTCTAGAAATGGTAAGTCGGCCTTGGTACAAAGGGGAGAATATCCAGTGATACCACACCTTAAATGCTCCCATGAtatacaaacaacaacaacaacaaagctttTAGTCCCAAATAAATTgtggtaggttagaggtgaaacccataaaatctcgcaaccaactcatagctctggcacatggatagcaagctttcacgcacccctgtccatagctagctctttgtcgatactccaatccttcaggtctctcttaacggactcctcccatgtcaaattcggtcgaccccgccctctcttgacattctccgcacgctttagccgtccgctatgcactggagcttctggaggcctgcgctgaatatgcccaaaccatctcaaacgatgttggacaagcttctcctcaattggtgctaccccaactctatctcgtatatcatcattccggactcgatcctttctcgtgtggccacacatccatctcaacatacgtatctccgccacacctaactgttgaacatgtcgccttttagtcggccaacactccgcgccatacaacattacgggtcgaaccgccgtccttaggacttgccttttagcttttgtggcactctcttgtcacagagaatgccagaagcttggcgccacttcatccatccggctttgattcgatggttcacatcttcatcaatacccacatcctcctgcaacattgaccccaaataccgaaaggtgtccttccgaggtaccacctggccatcaaggctaacctcctcctcctcacacctagtagtactgaaaccgcacatcatgtactcggttttagttctactaagcctaaaccctttcgattccaaggtttgtctccataactctaacttcctatttaccctcgtccgactatcgtcaactaacaccacatcatccgcaaagagcatacaccatgggatatctccttgtataccccttgtgacctcatccatcaccaatgcaaatagataagggctcaaagctgacccctgatgcagtcctatcttaatcgggaagtcatcgatgtcgacatcacttgttcgaacacttgtcacaacattattgtacatgtccttgatgagggtaatgtactttgctgggactttgtgtttcttcaAGTCCCACCACATGATATTccgtggtatcttatcataggccttctccaagtcaatgaacaccatatgcaagtccttcttttgctccctatatctctccataagttgtcgtaccaagaaaatggcttccatggtcgacctcccaggcatgaaaccaaactgatttttggtcacgcttgtcattcttcttaagcggtgctcaatgactctctctcatagcttcattgtatggctcatcagcttaattccacggtaattagtacaaatctgaacaccccccttgttcttgaagattggtactaatatactccgtctccattcttctggcatcttgtttgcccaaaaaataaggttgaaaagcttggttagccatactatcgcgatgtccccgagacctttccacacctcaatggggatacaatcagggcccatcgccttgcctcctttcatcctttttaaagcctccttcacctcagactcctgaatgcgccgcacaaaacgcatgctggtctcatcaaaggagtcgtccagttcaatggtagaactctcattctccccattaaacagcttgtcgaagtactcccgccatctatgcttaatctcttcgtccttcaccaagagttggcctgatccgtccttgatgcatttgacttggccaatatccctcgtcttcctctcccggatcttagccatcttatagatgtccctttcaccttccttcgtgcctaaccgttggtagatgtcctcatatgcccgaccccttgcttcaccaacagctcgctttgcggccttcttcgccatcttgtacttctctatgttgtctgcactcctatccaggtataggcgtctgaagtaatctttcttctctttaatcgccttctggacatcatcatttcaccaccaggtatccttatcttcgcttctcctttccctggacactccaaactcctccgaggccaccttacgaatgcaagtcgccatcttcatccacacattgtccgcatcccctccttcctcccaagggccctcccaTGATATGATATAAAAAAATCAATTTTAATTTTTTCaacaaattctgaaaaaaaatgatGAGTGTTCACAACGAATATGTTTACAACCCCTTAAAATTTCAGCTTCAAATTCGAAAaacacattgagaaacaaaaaataCAAATCCAGACAAGAATAGtgtcaattttatttttgtccttttgtgACTCTATTCATgctaaatttgtcttttttgtttctcaatgtgtattttgaatttggatctcGTTTTTTTAGCGATCGTACTGACAAACATTGTGAACTTTCACCCCCAAAAAAAGATCAGATTTTTTGAAACATCTAAAATTATTTTTTCCAAAGATGATATCATGGGAGCATTTAAGGTGTGGTATCACCCAACCTAGTACAAATGTGGACAACACAAAGATTGTTGACGGCTTGTCGCTGGCCCGGGTTCAAAGTCTCACTCTGCAGTTTCTCTTATAAGAATATAAGGCAGAGTGGCTTCTAGACTTCTAGTTCCCCATTTTCATTTTTTTAAGTTTCCTTACATGAAACCACGACAACATTTCATGAATTTCATTACAAGTCTTGTTTTCTGAATTTCATTATAGCTAACATGCAAATGATCCGCCATTTGCTGGTTCATGGAAGAAAAACAGAAGACTTTGGTTGTTCTAACGAAAAATCATGACCTCCCTCATGTGGACGGGATCATGAGCATATTTCTCCAACGACTTTCATCACAAAATAAATCATGGCCGGAATGATCTCTACTTACTTATATATACAATGTCCTGGTTCTGCCAAATTCAAATAATCTTAATCACCAGTGCAGCTATATCCCATGAAATATATTCGGAAATTACTAGTAGAACTAATAGTTCATTCTACCGTTACATTCAAGAAAATTCATGCATATTTTCTACATTGATATGATCAGTCAAGGATAAACACTCTGATTCACCACATCAAGAACGAAACATATGTGCCATAAAAAAAAGAACGAAACATATGTGATCATGGATAAACTGCAGCACAACTGAACCCTGTCCGCCGAGGGGATTTCACATTTTGTAATGCTGAACGATCAAAAGACATACACCGGCCAGATAGGGGCAATATGGGGTGTTCCTCTCATCCTCTGATTTGCTAGCATACTTCTTTGAATCTACTACAGTTCTTTCTCACCGTTGTCCCACCGGCTATGCTGATGTAAGCAGGCCATACGGATACTAGTATTTAAACAGCTTACTATGCACATTCAACACTAGCCGGCACGTCAACGAGACTCTTGTCGTGGTCCTGCGGAAGGTGCCACTTGGCTCAGAGCTAACACTGCTATCTGCTTTGCCTGGGCTGTAATCATGGCTTAGATGCTTGAATTGTGGGCACTGTGAGACATTTGCAACCTGTAGAATGCAAATGACGCAGATTGTTAGTTTGCTGGTA from Triticum aestivum cultivar Chinese Spring chromosome 3B, IWGSC CS RefSeq v2.1, whole genome shotgun sequence includes these protein-coding regions:
- the LOC123068819 gene encoding probable staphylococcal-like nuclease CAN1 produces the protein MYASHTRRLLRRDRGARAHGGAARRRASTSLLCFIGAIILVAISRHTLLPKVPFLGSFWRDLLAPDAYIATPKFHGVKYELHTLPVDAKAVADGDTITVYVDAADPRESGNVPREVWEAVSERTKARAAKNYEKADTLQNIIVDAGYRQVPDLTGEQVLAKKYRIRLRGIDAPENSMPYGKEAKEELVRLVQGRTSKIPIYETDWYGRLVGDVYCNGVFVQEHMLKKGLTWHYSAYDQRPELAEWEKQAHASGLGLWALLNPEKPWEWRKEKRTRRW